GTAGAGGACGTCCTCCGTGAGTTCGAAGAGCACGGCTTCGAGGTGGAGCGCGGGAAGTACGTCGACTACTGTATCCGGGTGAAGAAGGGGCAACCGCTGCGGCTGGAGGAGCTGGAGTGTTGGCGGGAAGGGCACATCGTACCCCAGGACGAGGCGGCGGCACTGGTAACCGAGATACTGAACCCACAACCCGGGGAGAGGATCGCCGACTTATGCGCCGCGCCGGGCGGTAAGACCACACACATCGCACAACTGACTGGAGACGAGGCGGAAATCCTTGCCGTAGACGTCAGTGGGGTACGACTCCGCAGGCTAGAACGGTTCGCGGAACGAATGGGATTCGAGAACATCGAGACCCTACGCGCGGACGTCCGCAGGCTAGGTAGGAACCCGCGGTACGTGGGTAAGTTCGACCGGGTGCTGTTGGACCCTCCATGCTCCAGTCTTGGAACGCTCCGGAGCGATCCCGACGTCAAGTGGAAGATCGGGCCGCGAGATATCCGAGAGTTGGCACTAAAGCAGCGTCAGCTCATCCGCGCGGCGGCCCGACTGCTCAAACCTGGGGGCGTACTGGTATACTCGACCTGTACCATCACACCCGAAGAAAACGAACTCGTCGTATCCGAAATTATCAAGCGGGATCGCTTGCGTCCCGTGGACGTACGTTCGAAGTTCAAGTTCTTACACCCGCCCTTAGGAGTCGACGGAGTATCGTCGAGCTTGGAAGCCGGTCGGATGTGGCCACACGTCCACGGTACTACCGGGTTCTTCGTGGCCAAGTTGAAGAAGGTGGCTTAACAAGTGAAGGCTATCCCGAATCCCGCTATCCCCGCGATCGTGGGTGGTAGGAGTGTGCGACATGTTCGCTCGAGGATCTCTGCATTACCGAACACGGCCGTCCATAGGTACTTCACGAGTATTGATTCCAGCGAGGACAGTGCGATCAGTACGCCCGCGGTCGAGGAAGGAAGGGTACCCGAATTCACCATATAGGCTAGGCTCAAGCTCATCGCGTTGCTGCTGGCTAACGAGCCGACCACGGCACCGACGACCAAGCCGGCTTTCCCCGCGAACAGCTGTCCTATCTTCAGTGTCATCGAGAACCCCGAAATGAGGAGACCTAGCTTCACCGCGGGTTTCAGGGAGAGGGGAGACCGCATCCGATCCTTAACGACACGTCGGAGATCTTCCTCGTCGACTTCCGCGCGACCCGACTCGTATACGGAGATAGCGAACCCGGCTATGGCCGCGGGGATCGCCACGTAAGCCACCTTCTTCACCACGGCTAGGTCCCTCGAGACGGCTGCGACCAGGATCATGTTGCGTAGGATCGCGACGGAAGTCGCGGCGGGTACTACGGCGGCAGGCACCAAAGGGAGTTCCTTGAACCTCGCCACGACGGTCGCGGTGGTGGCGGAACTGCTGACGAAACCTCCGACCAGAGACGTCGTCAGTACCCCTCCCCTGACGGACGTCCGAACTCCCAGGTACCCGAGTGCCGTCACAGCGAGCACCAGCAGGACGATCTCCAACACCCTCCTCAGGTTCAGAACGCCCCAGGGATCCACGGGGCCGGGTGGACAGAGCGGATAGACCAGTGCGGCCAGCGAGAACACCGTCAAGGCGTCCAACACGTCCCTGTCGGACAGTCTCCTCAGGACGGGGTGGATCCTCGCCCGGGAGAGGAGTACTACGGCCGTCGCGATCGCTAAAGTGGCTCCTTCTTTGAACCTACCCATTCCGACCAACGCACCAGCGGCGAACGTGGCCAACAGCGCCAACGGTGTGACTATACCCAACGATCGACGCTGGTACACCCGCATGACGTACATCGTCACGGCCAGCGCGGCGGCCCCAACCGACGTCACCGTGGCTATGGGGACGCATCCTAACCTGTAGAAGTACGCGGTGAGTCCTCCGAGCACACCGATTAAAGTGAACGTCCTGAAGCCCGCGACCCGACGCGCGATGTGAGCGTGCTCGCGCTCGAGTCCCACCACCATCCCTACCGCGGCCGATAACACCAGCATCTGTAGGAACCGGAGGTACTCATCCATGACGATATCCTCCCGGGGGCAACCTGAATGGGGTTGGACTACGAGCCTTCACACTTGATGTTACTGGTTACGGTATTGGACGATCGGGACGGCGAGGTGCTGGGCGACGCGATTCAAAAACTGATCGAGCGCGAGGAAGTACTCGCGTGTCACGCGGTCCCGTGTGTGACGAAGAAGAACCGGCCCGGACACGTCCTGGTGGTTTTAGTGGACGGTGGTGAGAATCCCGACCGGGTAGCGGAGGACGTCGCCCGTGACATCATGGTGTTAACTGGGTCAACGGGTGTCGACAGGTTCGATGCCGATGGTGTGTACTCCGTACCTTCCAGGTTCGAGGACGTCCGGGTGGTATACGGCGAGCGTGAATGGAGGGTCAGCGTCAAGATCGCGGAGACAGAGGAAGGAGAAGTCGTCACGGTGAAAGCGGAGTTCGACGAGTGTCGTGAGATAGGTGAGGAGACGGGGATCCCACCGCGCGAGGTGAAGGCCATGGTAGAGGCCGCCGCGAGGGTCGGGGGTTGGGTCGACCTCAAGGATCGCGAGATTAAAGTTCGGTAAGTGTCCAGACCCAGTGGCATAACGGTATGAAAAAGTATCCCCGGACCGTGGGGCCCCCTCTCATCCCGGCGCCTCGCGGCGTCGAGGGGGCCCCGCCGACTTGTACCGGGGGTCCGTAGCGGACGCTCATCGGATCGGCTTCGGCCACCTAGCGCCCGTCCCTTGAGGGAAGTTAGCGTGAAAGGCCTCCGTCGGCGCCGCAATCATCACGTGTCAGGTTCGGGCAAGAGTCTTCATCGGCTAAACTACCGACGATGGCGTAAGATTTGAAGATCTCGCTCGAACGCCACGGAGGACCAACAGCGTAGAGAAGGAGCCCGTCCGCTTCAGGGGCGGAGGATGTCGATCTTCTCCTCTTCGACGGCTTCGATCGCTCTCTCCATCAGTTTCTTCGCGAGATACGCCGAGGATTCACGAACGATGATCTGGAGCCTTCTCCCTTCGACTTCGAGTTCCCCTAGATCGACCTCGACCGCCGGGCAGAACTCGTGACAGTATCCACAATGGAAACAGTCACCGGTCCGGAGGTCACCGTACGGATACGGGCACTTCTCCTCGAGTCGGCAAGGGTCACAGTTCTCACAGCGATCCGGGTTCCAATGGATGGTCTCTTGGATCCACGTATCGGCGTACGTGGCCTCCTCTACTGGTGTTCTGTCGGAGAGCCTAGCGATCGGTAGGGCGGCGTCGGAGTGATCACGCTCCAAAAGCGGAAGCGTTTCCTCGGTAACCGCTATCACTGACGCGACACCCGCGATATTCTCCGGTCCCGCGGATGTCCTATACTCGCCCATGAACGTAGGGTCACACTCGGTGAGATCCGCGTGAAGTGTTAAGTTAGGGCGTTCCCGGGTGCTGCGGGTACCTCTTCCAGTGATGACCCCGGGAGCCCCACAGAACAGTACACGTCGGCCGGGTCGATGGAGGCGGAGGTCCGGATCGTGTTCCAGAGGGTTGTAACCTCCGCACCCGCTGAAGGATGCCTCCCCGGGTTCCAGAGGTCTCGGTGCGAAGATAGTCGACGCGGGTCGTTCGCCATCGTTGAATATCGCGGAGTAGTTACGGAAGCACGCACGGGTAGACGCGATCATCGCGCGTTCAAGCTCATCTAGGCCGACTGTTACCTCATACTCACGACCGTCGTCCGATACGGCGACGACGTCGAACTCTTTACCCTCCGCTATCGTGCGGAGTAGGTGCGCCCCAGAAACGTCTCCATGAGCTGTAGCCGGGACCAGACACTCGATGAGTCCGAGGCGCTCGTTAGGGCACGGGCCCACGGGTACTCTTATACCCTCTAGGTATGCTTCCTCGAATCGACGCACCTCACCGGGTTCAGTGATGCGAAAAGACAAAATCCCATAAACTCCACTCATCAATCCGACAGTGGCGCAAGTGACGGCATCGACGGATCGACGTTCACCTTCGGTCATGTCCCAGAACTCGTCGATACGTACCACGGTAGGCACACCCGATCCCCCGCATCCACTGAGCCCCAAATATTCTGTACTAACGTTACCGGGCAGCCTTAGCCCCACTAACGGCTTAGCAAACCCTTTACGGCACGTGTAGTTTTTTCACGCCGTGAAGTAAGATGATGACGGAGGTAAAAGGGTATAGTGGAGGATAGAAACGGCGTCACGTTAACTGAACTGCACCGGTATCGTCGTAACGAAGCGACGTAGGTATGACGGTAACGATCGAAGGTCTAGCGGAGCCAGTGGGCGCGCTCCGCTACCACGTACCCATCGTCGGACTTGGGTGCGTTCTTGAGTATTTTCTTCTTGAATTCACGATCACGCCTCGGATTGTCATCTTCACGGAACTTACGCGTCCTCTCGGAAGTTGTCCACGTCTCATCCTCCGCGTCAACGTCTTCTAATCGTTCCGCGAACTCTTCCAGCAACTCCATAGTTTCCCTTAGGATATCCAAAACATCGACGTCATCACGCTCGGAAGCCAGAGACAGGTACGTATCGACCTCGAGGAGTTGCTCAAGCTCCCTTCCCTTCATAACGAGACCCCCAGCAACTCTCCGGACCGCGCGACGAGTTCGTCGTCCAGGTAAAGCTCGAACTCCTTAATAACCGCATCGAGATGCACCCGTGAGCTTACCCGCCCGCCAAACGTGCTGTTGTCCCCCAAACCCTATGTGGACGGTCCCGTAGACCTTCTCGTCTTCCAGTACCACCCCACACAGCTTCGCCCCGGGATTGGTGCCCACTCCCAGCTCGCACAACATTTCTCCGTTCTCGATCCGGCGGATCAGCCGAACGAATTCGAGATCTTCATGCGAGGCTTCGACCATCCGACCATTCGAGATCTCAAGCTTTATAGTCAAGCTTTATAGGCTCGTCGAGAATTCCATCAGGCGCCACGCTGCCGTCGATTTGAACGTGCCCTTCCGCCGACCCTTCGATCGGGGCTACGAAAGCCTCTCCAGCCGGAAGGTTACCGAATTCCCCTGGGTCCCGCAGGTTCCCGTCGTCCGCCAGTGCCTCCCGTCCGCTGATGTCTATCACGAGCTCGCCCGCAGGAGTCACCAGACGGGCTTCGGAGGCTTCAGTGAGGCGTTCAGCGAGTCCTCGAGACAAACTCCTCAGCCGCTTATAATCGACGTCAATGGCACGTTCCGCGGTATCACGAGTGAGGCCGGGCATCGATGCCACCCTAGCCCCGGCTTCGCAGGTCCGTCGCCGGGCCTCCGTGTGAGATATCGACCAAGAGGTGACGGCAGCGACCGCGTTGGAGCTCCTCATCATTGCCGCGACGTGGTCTGGGGGCTCCTCGCCGTGGGTTTCCCTGGGATCGATGATGACTAGCGCTCGGTCTGTCCCTTCAGCGGCTTCGAACAGTTCGCGACCTAGTTCCTCCATCCCGGGATCGGTCAGCACGAGGAAACGCTCGCCCTCAGAGAGCCCTAAGCACTCTCGAACGACCCGTTCAGCCCAGCCCAAACCGACCACCCGCGTGACGTCACGCTCTGGAAACTTCGGACACGTAGCCCCGGACCGGTGAAGGAAGGTACGAACGGCGTCGCGATTTGCGGATGGGGTGTTACAACGGCTCCATCTCACGTGTTGTCGGAGGACCAGAAGTTGAGACGATACGGTTTCTCCGAACTACAGGTTGCGTCTCTCGAACAGGTAGTCCGACTGACTGTAAGCGTGAAAGGAAAGCTAAACGACCACATTACCCACCTCACAGGCGAGCCGGGCCCACGTCAGGATGTCCCTCACGGCACCCCATACCCGCCTCCCGGGTCAACGCCTCCGGCTTTTCGAGCATCTTCACGACGTTAAGCGCGTGTTCTTCCGCCCTCTTCACCGCCAGCTCGTGGAGCTCCCGTTCATCCTCCGCCTCATCCTCGTGTACGAACACTTCGATGATATGCGTGTTGGTGAGTAGTTGTGCCAGTATTAACCCCATAGAGGCGACCATCGCGCACTGTTTGTCGATCTCGGTGGGGCCGGGCATACCGAAGGCCATGACCAAATCGCAATCTTCCTCCTCGATCAGTCGCTTGCAAGCCACCGGCAGATCCTTTATCCCAGGTACCGTGTACCTGGGAGTCTCGACCCCGGGTAGGTACTCCTTCAAGACCTTCTCCGCGACTGAGGCCATGTCAACTCGGGCGAAGGTCGTGTCCGCCAGTCCGACTTTATATCTGGTCACCGGTCATCACCCCAAGCTTCGGGCTGAGAGGGGTCGGGTTTGAGGACCTTGGAAGCGTCGAGGCGCAGGACGGCGTTTGCGCAGGCACTCAGCGCGCAGAGAGTCCCTCTGCCCGAGCCCGAGGGAGTGATTATTTCCGGATACTCCTTCACCCTGAGCTGGACGCCACCCTCTATTTCGGTCAGACGCTGGAGCACCACGTTTCCAAGTGCGCTTATGGGCTTACCAATCCAACAATGCTTCAAGGGACATTCGTCACAGTAGGCTCGGAGCAATCGCTTAGAGCGTTCCGACCCGTATCCGGCCTTCAACTCAGCCCGGACGATCGCGTAAGCCACACAGCACCCTCGGTTGGTGACACTTCGGTTCGCCAGCCTAAGGCTCGCGAAAGCTATTCCGAAGCGGACTCTCACACGATTCACGACACCGTCATCGGCCTTCATTTTACCCGTGTTGGGAACGTCGGCGAGCTCACGCTTTAGCTCACGGTATACTCGGGGATGCCGTACCGCCGCCAAGGCCAGTGCGCAGGCTGGACAGTAGGAAACGTATTCCGATTTCGAACCGTCGTAGTGTATCTCCACCTCAGAGCCGAGATCGTGGCGTCGGACGAGTATAGTACCTCCTCCACCGAGGACGATTCGAGATGCAACCTTGTCGACCGTCAGCACCCTCCCATAGCCGAATACACGCGCCAGTCGTCTCATGTCACGCTCCGGAGTGAGGACCTTAGAGAGCCTTTCCTCCCACCCTTCCGGGTAGACCCCAGATTTTATCAGAGATTCGAGTATCGCCGGTGCCCAAGTGACGTCGCGACCTTCGGTCACCGACTCGTCCGGACCGATAAGGCGAGCTCTCACACCCAGCCGCTCCTCGATGCACTCCACTCGGTATCCCGACCACGATAGGATTTCCAGGGTAGCGTGTGCGATACCGCACGCTCCCTCTCTCGGATCGAGAACGCGTTCAACTTGGTTGCGGATCCCCTCCAACGGCCGCACCACCTACTCGGGGTGTGTATCATGTTCGACCCGGAAAAGTTCGTCGAAGAGGCTGTCGAAGAACTACGCCAGGAGATAGGGGATAGGAAAGCTATCATTGCCGTATCCGGCGGCGTCGATAGCACCACCGCCGCAGTTTTAACGCATCGGGCCATCGGGAGCCACCTGGTGTGCGTGTTCGTCGATCACGGTTTCATGCGCAAGGGCGAGCCGGAACGCATCCGCGAGTTACTGGAAGAAGAACTGGGTTTGAACCTCAAGTTCGTCGAAGCCGCGGACGAGTTCTTCGAGGCACTTCGAGGAGTTACCGATCCAGAGAAGAAGAGGAAAATCATCGGGGAGAAATTCATCGAAATATTCGAGCGGATAGCGAAGGAAGAAGAAGCCGAAGTGCTCGTTCAGGGTACGATCGCACCTGATATCATCGAGTCCGAGCGTGGAATCAAGTCTCACCACAACGTCGGTGGACTGCCCGAAAAGCTGAACCTCGACGTCGTGGAGCCACTTCGGGACCTATACAAGGACGAGGTGAGGAAGGTTGCTCGCTACCTGGGAATACCAGATGAAATCGTGGAGCGTATGCCATTCCCCGGCCCCGGTCTCGCAGTCCGAGTGCTTGGTGAGGTAACGCCTGAGAAGGTCGAGATCGTGCGTGAAGCGAACGCTATCGTGGAAGAAGAGGTCGAGAAAGCTGTCGAAGAGGGGAAGATGTCGAAGCCGTGGCAGGCCTTCGCCGCACTCCTGGACTGCAAGGCCACCGGTGTGAAGGGTGACGAGCGGGACTACGGATGGGTCATCGCCGTTCGGATCGTCGAATCGATCGACGCGATGATAGCGGACGTACCAGAGGTTCCGTGGGAAGTCCTACGCAATATCCAGGACCGGATCACCAGTGAGGTACCTGAGGTAACCAGGGTTTTGTTCGACGTAACTCCTAAACCGCCAGCAACTATCGAGTTCGAGTGAGGGGGGACGCGCGTTGGCTTTCGTCGTCATCCCATCGGTCGATGTAGTCGAAGGTAAGTGTGTGCAGCTCGTCGAAGGAGATCCGGAGCGTAGGACGTTCGAGTCCGATGACCCGGTGGAAACCGCGCACCAGTGGTCCGAGTTCTTCCCCTGGATTCACGTGGTGGACATCGACGCGGCACGCGGTGAAGGGGATAACTCGAATATTATCGAGCGGATCTGTGAGGAGGTCGACGCCAATGTTCAGGTGGGTGGCGGGATCCGTTCCACCGAACGCGCGGAAGAGCTCATCGAGCTGGGTGCCGACCGTCTGATAGTGGGAACCGTGGCGTTCACCGATGAGGATGATTTCTTGAAGATCGTCGACGTGTGTCATGATCACGGTATCGAGGTGTTCGTGGCACTGGACGTCAACGAGAACCACGAGGTGTTAGTCGGCGGGTGGAAGGAGGACGCAGGAATCACCCTGGAGGACGCCATAAAACGCTTCAACGAAGTTGCTGACGGGTACCTGACCACCGCGGTGCACGTCGAGGGCAAGGAGATAGGTATTGACGAAAAAGTCGTAGAGAAGTCGACCAGCACCACGAATCTCCCGGTGTTGTACGCCGGTGGAATAGGTTCGATCAAGGACGTGAAGCGGGCCAAGGAAGCCGGAGCGTACGGAGTAGTGATCGGGACCGCCCTGTACCATGGGGACATCGATCCCGTGGCGCTACTCGATCTCATGGAGGAAGACTAGGGTATCATCCTCTCGATAGGAAGGACGATAATACCCTCCGCACCTAACTCCTTAGCCTTGAGTACTACCTTCGACACGTCCTCCTCGTTCACTACCGCGTAAACGTCGACCATGTCCTCGTCCCCGTATATCTCCGACACTGTAGGACCGGTAACGCCAGGCAACAGCTCGTGGAACTCTTCTAACCGTTCTCGAGGCACGTTCATCATGACGAGGCACTTTCCATCGGCGTTGAGCACACCCTTCAGCGATAAGTAAACTCTCTGGATCACCTCACCGTCCGTCGCGTCGGGATTGGCGATCAATCGTGCGGAGGTCTCCAGCAGTTCGTCGACAACACGAAGCCTGTTGACCTTGAGCGTAGTCCCCGTGCTACACAAGTCCACGATCGCGTCCGCGACTCCTATTCTCGGCATGATTTCGGTGGCTCCCGACACTTGAATGATCTCCACGTCCACGCCGATATCCTCGAAGTACTGCCGGGCGATGTTTGGGAACTCCGTGGCGACGGTACCACCGTCGAGGTCTTCCGGTGACTTCACATCCGACTCTTCGGGTACTGCGAGCACCAGCCGCGCCTGACCGAACCGTAGATCGAGCAGCTCCTTTACCTCCACTCCAGCCTCTACTATGAGGTCGTATCCGGTGATCCCGAGTTGCGCCACCCCCTCTTCCACTAACCGAGGGATATCCGCAGCCCTGACGAACATAACCTCGATATCGGGGTCCGTGGTTCTGGCCTTGAGACGGCGTCCCAGAGGCTCCTCTACGCCGATTCCAGCGCGCTCGAGGAGCTTAAGTGCCGGCTCATGTAGGCGTCCCTTGTTGGGTACCGCTACGGTTATCACTTGCGCCCTCCATCGACGTCCCAGTCGCAGGATATAACGGTACTCGGGGACCGTGGACTTGAGGCTCGCGATACTAGGAGGCGTCGCGGTAACTCCGGAGCGTGTGATTGAAGACGCAGGAATTCTGATCGAAGACGGTCGAATTTCATTCGTAGGCACACGAGAACAGCTCGAAGAGTGTGAAGACTGGGAGGACGAAATAGAGCTCGAAGAGAAGGACGTTATCATGCCGGGTTTGATCAACACTCACACACACGGTCCCATGACGCTGTTTCGAGGTGTCGCCGATGATATGCCACTGATGAAGTGGTTGAGGGAGGAAATATGGCCGCTGGAAGAGCGCCTCGACGCCGAAAAGTGCCGATGGGGAGCGGCGCTCGCGGCTATGGAGGCCCTCAAGTCCGGCACTACCTGCCTCGTAGATATGTATTTCTTCATGGACACCGTAGCCGAAGCCTACGCCGAGGTCGGCATCCGCGCGGTTATCTCCCATGGCATGATAGACCTCGGCGAGGAGGACAAGCGGGAGGAGGAGCTGAAAGAGTCGGAACGCGTGTACCGCAAGTGCCACGGGATGGAAGGAATCATCGAGTTCTCGCTAGGACCGCATTCCCCCTACACATGCTCTGAGGAGTTGCTCAAGGAGGTCCGGCGCTTAGCTGATGAGTGGGGAGTTAAAATTCAGATTCACGTAGCCGAGACCAAGGACGAAGTGGAAGAAGTGAAACGGGAGTACGGGAAGCGACCTGTAGAGTACCTGGATGAAATAGGACTGCTCGACGACGACGTTATAGCCGCTCACTGCGTGTGGCTCAATGATAAAGAAATTGAAATATTATCGAAGAGAGGAGTGGTTGTTTCACACAATCCGATCAGTAATATGAAGTTAGCTTCCGGTATCAGCCCCGTACCTGAAATGCTCGAAAGAGGTGTTAACGTCACTATAGGTACAGATGGGTGTGCGAGCAACAACAACCTCGATATGTTGGAGGAAATCAAAGTAGCAGCCCTGTTACATAAAGTGAACAAGATGGATCCATCGGCCACGGAGATGTTGGAGATCATGAAGATGGCGACTGTGAGGGCAGGTACGGTCTTCTCGAGCGAGAAGATAGGGGACATCGAAGAGGGTTACGCAGCAGACCTAGTAGTTCTAGACGGCAGCTCTCCCAGATTAAATCCCAATCACAACCAAATTTCAAACATTGTGTACTCAGTCTCAGGATCAGATGTGAAGCATGTATTCGTGGCTGGGGAACTCGTAGTTAAGAATAGAAGACTCGTCAGAGCAGACGAGCAGGAAATACTGGAGAACTCCACAGAGTGTGCAGAGCAACTCACTTCCTCATGAGTCTAACTCCTAAGTAAATCGCCGCTCCCGCCAGCACTGCTACCAAAAGTGCCACCAACGCCCATGCGACGGACTTTGGCGACAGCTTCTTAAGTTTCTTCTTTATCTCTTCCCTTAGTTTCCCAATCTTCTTTTTTATCTTTTCAGTCGCCGTTCTTACCTTTTCAGCCACTGTTCCTTCGCCACTTCTCTTCTCTTCTTCGCCCTTCTCGCTTACCTTCTTCCCTTCCTCGCTCCCGCCTCCACCGGCATGCCCACCGGTCGTACTTCCGTGGGTCGTACTTCCGTGATCTTGTTCGCCATGTCCTCCTCCCTTAGCGCCCCCTCCGCCGTGTCCTCCCCCTACGCCGGCGGAGCCGGCCGGCGAGGGGTGTGAGGCGGGCGGAGGGGGCGTTTGGCCTACGGAAGGCGAAGATCCCCCTCCGGTCCCGCCGGAAGGGATAGACGGCGGTGGTGGTGGTAGTGTCTGCGCCTGAGTTGCGCTTATCGCCATCAGGACCAGCGCCGCGAGAACCACAGCAGTGCGCCGCAAGCTATCAACCCCACCATAGGGTTCACCGGGACTTTGAACGTTATCACCGCGGCGATTGTGCCAGCTCCGGCTATTATCACGGCGAGTGACACCGGAAGCTTGACACCGAAGACCTCGATGTAATCCCCGGACCCATGCTCCTCCGACGCGAACACGTCAGATATCCTTACAGGAATCCGCTTCGTACCATTTATATATTCATCATAAAGGCGTGTTACTTCCTCGTACTCTGGTATCAACTCCGAGTCTACCAACCGTGCCGCTTCATCCCGCTGACCCAGCTCCAGCAGCTTCGCGACGCGCTTGCACTCTTCGGACATCTCCGTCAGGAGGTCACGAATTTTAGCAGCGATCTCCGCGAGCCTCTCGAGCTCCGATCGGTACTCTGGATGGGTCTCTGCGGATTTGCTCAGGTATTCAACAGTGCGACCCCAGGTCTCGGCAGCCATCGCGTACCATCGGGCAAGCTTACGGTATCCCTCCGGAGTCGGTGGGACTTTACCTCCTTCGAGAGCGTAGAGGTACAGGGCTTCTAGGAAGGCTTTGTCCAGTTCGGTCCGATAGTTATCGTAATTCGGAGGAAGCTCTCGCCCGATGTAGTAGTAACCGTCCTCGAAAGTTGCGGCCGGAATCCCGTGCTTGGCGACTGGGGCGGTGACCCATGGTGGAGACGTTCCGGTCTGTTGTGTGTCGACCCTCGCACCGATCACTCCAGCTAGTACCTCACAGATCTGAAGCGCCCGTTGGAAGGACTCGGGGTTGTCGTTCCCGTGGATCGGGCCGGCTGGGATTAGGATGAACTCTGACACTCCCCAGCTCGGCCGATGCGCGTGAACGTCAAGGAAGAGTTCAGGTTTCCCTGTGATAGGCACACCGACCTTTCTCCCAAGCTCCTCG
Above is a window of Methanopyrus sp. SNP6 DNA encoding:
- the ribC gene encoding riboflavin synthase, with amino-acid sequence MTRYKVGLADTTFARVDMASVAEKVLKEYLPGVETPRYTVPGIKDLPVACKRLIEEEDCDLVMAFGMPGPTEIDKQCAMVASMGLILAQLLTNTHIIEVFVHEDEAEDERELHELAVKRAEEHALNVVKMLEKPEALTREAGMGCREGHPDVGPARL
- the larC gene encoding nickel insertion protein — encoded protein: MGLDYEPSHLMLLVTVLDDRDGEVLGDAIQKLIEREEVLACHAVPCVTKKNRPGHVLVVLVDGGENPDRVAEDVARDIMVLTGSTGVDRFDADGVYSVPSRFEDVRVVYGEREWRVSVKIAETEEGEVVTVKAEFDECREIGEETGIPPREVKAMVEAAARVGGWVDLKDREIKVR
- a CDS encoding MgtC/SapB family protein, translating into MDEYLRFLQMLVLSAAVGMVVGLEREHAHIARRVAGFRTFTLIGVLGGLTAYFYRLGCVPIATVTSVGAAALAVTMYVMRVYQRRSLGIVTPLALLATFAAGALVGMGRFKEGATLAIATAVVLLSRARIHPVLRRLSDRDVLDALTVFSLAALVYPLCPPGPVDPWGVLNLRRVLEIVLLVLAVTALGYLGVRTSVRGGVLTTSLVGGFVSSSATTATVVARFKELPLVPAAVVPAATSVAILRNMILVAAVSRDLAVVKKVAYVAIPAAIAGFAISVYESGRAEVDEEDLRRVVKDRMRSPLSLKPAVKLGLLISGFSMTLKIGQLFAGKAGLVVGAVVGSLASSNAMSLSLAYMVNSGTLPSSTAGVLIALSSLESILVKYLWTAVFGNAEILERTCRTLLPPTIAGIAGFGIAFTC
- the hisA gene encoding 1-(5-phosphoribosyl)-5-[(5-phosphoribosylamino)methylideneamino]imidazole-4-carboxamide isomerase, yielding MAFVVIPSVDVVEGKCVQLVEGDPERRTFESDDPVETAHQWSEFFPWIHVVDIDAARGEGDNSNIIERICEEVDANVQVGGGIRSTERAEELIELGADRLIVGTVAFTDEDDFLKIVDVCHDHGIEVFVALDVNENHEVLVGGWKEDAGITLEDAIKRFNEVADGYLTTAVHVEGKEIGIDEKVVEKSTSTTNLPVLYAGGIGSIKDVKRAKEAGAYGVVIGTALYHGDIDPVALLDLMEED
- the hisG gene encoding ATP phosphoribosyltransferase: MTVAVPNKGRLHEPALKLLERAGIGVEEPLGRRLKARTTDPDIEVMFVRAADIPRLVEEGVAQLGITGYDLIVEAGVEVKELLDLRFGQARLVLAVPEESDVKSPEDLDGGTVATEFPNIARQYFEDIGVDVEIIQVSGATEIMPRIGVADAIVDLCSTGTTLKVNRLRVVDELLETSARLIANPDATDGEVIQRVYLSLKGVLNADGKCLVMMNVPRERLEEFHELLPGVTGPTVSEIYGDEDMVDVYAVVNEEDVSKVVLKAKELGAEGIIVLPIERMIP
- the guaA gene encoding glutamine-hydrolyzing GMP synthase, which translates into the protein MFDPEKFVEEAVEELRQEIGDRKAIIAVSGGVDSTTAAVLTHRAIGSHLVCVFVDHGFMRKGEPERIRELLEEELGLNLKFVEAADEFFEALRGVTDPEKKRKIIGEKFIEIFERIAKEEEAEVLVQGTIAPDIIESERGIKSHHNVGGLPEKLNLDVVEPLRDLYKDEVRKVARYLGIPDEIVERMPFPGPGLAVRVLGEVTPEKVEIVREANAIVEEEVEKAVEEGKMSKPWQAFAALLDCKATGVKGDERDYGWVIAVRIVESIDAMIADVPEVPWEVLRNIQDRITSEVPEVTRVLFDVTPKPPATIEFE
- a CDS encoding RsmB/NOP family class I SAM-dependent RNA methyltransferase, which translates into the protein MTEFWTRCYALAARSLIEVMRTKSYPVQYILRKTLSEYDDKTQSVTRSMVYDVLRRYGTLERVVDDVSRSELPPLERALVMVAANEVLYEGKHSAPVTDSATRAAKELGLNHRRVHGVVADLEEYEGPEPEDDIDRMCLEYHHPRWFVEKFGALIDEDELKDLMEVHNEPPEYYTFRVNTMVTDVEDVLREFEEHGFEVERGKYVDYCIRVKKGQPLRLEELECWREGHIVPQDEAAALVTEILNPQPGERIADLCAAPGGKTTHIAQLTGDEAEILAVDVSGVRLRRLERFAERMGFENIETLRADVRRLGRNPRYVGKFDRVLLDPPCSSLGTLRSDPDVKWKIGPRDIRELALKQRQLIRAAARLLKPGGVLVYSTCTITPEENELVVSEIIKRDRLRPVDVRSKFKFLHPPLGVDGVSSSLEAGRMWPHVHGTTGFFVAKLKKVA
- a CDS encoding aminopeptidase, with the protein product MGWAERVVRECLGLSEGERFLVLTDPGMEELGRELFEAAEGTDRALVIIDPRETHGEEPPDHVAAMMRSSNAVAAVTSWSISHTEARRRTCEAGARVASMPGLTRDTAERAIDVDYKRLRSLSRGLAERLTEASEARLVTPAGELVIDISGREALADDGNLRDPGEFGNLPAGEAFVAPIEGSAEGHVQIDGSVAPDGILDEPIKLDYKA
- a CDS encoding methanogenesis marker 16 metalloprotein; protein product: MPTVVRIDEFWDMTEGERRSVDAVTCATVGLMSGVYGILSFRITEPGEVRRFEEAYLEGIRVPVGPCPNERLGLIECLVPATAHGDVSGAHLLRTIAEGKEFDVVAVSDDGREYEVTVGLDELERAMIASTRACFRNYSAIFNDGERPASTIFAPRPLEPGEASFSGCGGYNPLEHDPDLRLHRPGRRVLFCGAPGVITGRGTRSTRERPNLTLHADLTECDPTFMGEYRTSAGPENIAGVASVIAVTEETLPLLERDHSDAALPIARLSDRTPVEEATYADTWIQETIHWNPDRCENCDPCRLEEKCPYPYGDLRTGDCFHCGYCHEFCPAVEVDLGELEVEGRRLQIIVRESSAYLAKKLMERAIEAVEEEKIDILRP
- the gatC gene encoding Asp-tRNA(Asn) amidotransferase subunit GatC, producing the protein MKGRELEQLLEVDTYLSLASERDDVDVLDILRETMELLEEFAERLEDVDAEDETWTTSERTRKFREDDNPRRDREFKKKILKNAPKSDDGYVVAERAHWLR